From Magnetovibrio sp. PR-2, a single genomic window includes:
- a CDS encoding ATP-binding protein, giving the protein MRKKYVLLTLTAFIAVIDIIFVLISSYFSHENFEAHLKTEAQQNFTTLDVALEQTYTDLMLVASLYAHNAKIQNLFYEGVKAVKAEGGGPGGAEAKKWRDKLFDEVGESWLKASKDFRIRQLHFHLGPGSTSYLRVHRKDKFGDNMDDVRFTIVETNATHQNQFGFETGRVYSGLRGVVPMFATDPQTGERVHTGALEAGTSFSKIIEILDDGLDASFTVLLTRDHIKETMWPEALERVFGTTRPDCRCVIEATSRDGVEELIRNIPFNPDGRPSFDAPYIVKMGSTTYAATFFPLYDFLHKKDPTRKNVGAVLVWEDITQDLAELDEQLWITILYAVTGFVILEIMLLIAFRAATRRLEDMVHERTQELSDLNQKLSHEVAVKNRFFSIIAHDLRSPFTTLLGMTRLIEEYVDTRDRTKLKSFAGHVNQAGEHFFELLQGLLEWSRHQMEKDDLEKTAFSLSGLVDDVIGALNSSAKEKAVTIDNTIDGVGAHADYHMISTVVRNLVANAIKFVDHGGRIVIAADEHPDHIEVRITDNGMGMDADIIPKLFRIDEKITTRGTEGELGTGLGLPLCKDMVDRHGGTIQAANNPDGGASFTFTLPKG; this is encoded by the coding sequence ATGCGCAAGAAATACGTGCTTTTGACCCTCACGGCGTTTATCGCTGTGATCGATATTATTTTCGTGCTGATCAGTTCTTATTTTTCGCACGAGAATTTTGAGGCCCACCTCAAGACCGAGGCCCAGCAAAACTTCACCACGTTGGATGTTGCGTTGGAACAGACGTATACGGACTTGATGTTGGTGGCATCGCTGTACGCGCATAACGCCAAAATCCAAAACCTGTTTTATGAAGGTGTGAAAGCGGTCAAAGCCGAAGGCGGCGGCCCGGGCGGTGCTGAAGCCAAAAAGTGGCGCGATAAGCTCTTCGATGAGGTCGGTGAAAGCTGGCTGAAAGCGTCCAAAGACTTCCGCATTCGCCAACTGCACTTTCACTTAGGCCCCGGGTCCACCAGTTACTTGCGCGTCCACCGCAAGGACAAATTCGGCGACAACATGGACGATGTGCGCTTCACCATCGTTGAAACCAACGCCACCCACCAAAACCAATTCGGGTTTGAGACGGGCCGCGTCTATTCCGGCCTGCGCGGTGTGGTGCCCATGTTCGCCACCGATCCCCAAACGGGCGAACGCGTGCACACCGGCGCTTTGGAAGCCGGAACGTCTTTTTCAAAAATCATCGAAATTCTGGATGATGGGTTGGATGCGTCCTTCACCGTATTACTGACCCGCGATCACATCAAAGAAACCATGTGGCCCGAAGCGCTTGAACGAGTCTTTGGCACCACCCGGCCCGATTGCCGCTGCGTTATCGAGGCAACGTCCCGCGATGGTGTGGAAGAGCTGATCCGCAACATTCCCTTCAATCCAGACGGACGTCCGAGCTTTGATGCGCCTTACATCGTCAAGATGGGATCAACGACCTACGCGGCGACGTTTTTCCCGCTCTATGACTTCCTGCACAAAAAAGACCCCACACGCAAAAACGTTGGCGCAGTGTTGGTGTGGGAAGACATTACCCAAGACTTGGCTGAGCTGGACGAACAGCTTTGGATTACGATCCTTTATGCCGTAACGGGTTTCGTGATTTTGGAAATCATGTTGCTGATCGCGTTTCGCGCGGCCACACGCCGCTTGGAAGACATGGTCCATGAACGCACCCAGGAACTGTCGGATCTGAACCAAAAGCTGTCCCATGAAGTGGCCGTGAAGAACCGCTTTTTCTCCATCATCGCCCACGACCTGCGCAGCCCGTTCACGACGCTCTTGGGTATGACGCGTTTAATCGAAGAATACGTCGACACCCGAGACCGCACAAAGCTCAAATCCTTTGCCGGGCATGTCAATCAGGCGGGGGAACACTTCTTCGAGTTGCTGCAAGGCCTTTTAGAATGGTCGCGCCACCAAATGGAAAAGGACGATCTGGAAAAAACAGCGTTCTCGCTTTCCGGCTTGGTCGATGACGTCATCGGTGCGCTGAACTCCAGCGCCAAAGAAAAGGCTGTCACCATCGACAACACCATTGATGGCGTTGGGGCACATGCCGATTACCACATGATCTCCACAGTCGTGAGAAATTTGGTGGCCAATGCCATCAAGTTCGTTGACCACGGCGGGCGCATTGTCATTGCAGCTGACGAGCATCCGGACCATATCGAAGTCCGCATCACGGACAACGGCATGGGCATGGACGCCGACATCATCCCCAAATTGTTCCGCATCGATGAAAAAATCACCACACGCGGAACCGAAGGCGAGCTGGGTACAGGGTTGGGATTGCCGCTGTGCAAAGACATGGTGGACCGTCACGGCGGCACCATCCAGGCGGCCAACAACCCCGATGGCGGCGCCAGCTTCACCTTTACCCTGCCCAAGGGTTGA
- a CDS encoding agmatine deiminase family protein, whose translation MKTLAWLPLILCMMGFGVHAADKHLIVIAAPSLLDTHDDPDYAEVFDDIVEFDIAYANAVYGHDDVRVVVDEETVQFYKGRVPDEVLVIDYMPHIWARDYTTINPDIPVQFRYTAHSFEGDQSEADFIQTEFNRFTKAYGLNFPKTKYILDGGNIVDNSAGRVITTTRFLKDNGLTKSQGIAVLKDLLNATQVAVLPPDHDWLAHSDGMVMFVEENTLFVNRYDEPFRTEVLDELHRAFPGIKIVEIEADWDDSEPGSACGINVNATVTPNYIYMPHFDNRLSDVALKTIQRHTTKQVIAVPSNTVCKLGGSVRCLTWQTTQSPHIF comes from the coding sequence ATGAAGACACTTGCGTGGCTGCCCCTAATCCTTTGCATGATGGGCTTTGGTGTCCATGCTGCTGACAAACATTTGATCGTCATCGCGGCCCCGTCCCTTCTCGATACCCACGACGATCCGGACTACGCCGAAGTCTTCGACGACATCGTGGAATTCGACATCGCCTATGCCAATGCTGTCTATGGACATGACGACGTGCGCGTCGTGGTCGATGAAGAAACCGTTCAATTCTACAAAGGACGCGTACCTGACGAAGTTCTGGTGATCGATTATATGCCACACATCTGGGCGCGCGATTACACCACCATCAATCCCGACATCCCCGTTCAGTTTCGCTACACCGCCCATTCGTTCGAAGGCGATCAATCCGAAGCCGATTTCATTCAAACGGAATTCAACAGATTCACCAAAGCTTACGGTCTGAACTTTCCCAAGACGAAGTACATCCTCGACGGCGGCAATATCGTCGATAACTCCGCCGGACGGGTGATCACAACGACACGTTTTTTGAAAGACAACGGCCTGACGAAATCTCAAGGCATTGCCGTGTTGAAAGACTTGCTGAATGCCACCCAGGTTGCCGTTTTACCGCCCGATCACGACTGGTTGGCCCACAGCGACGGCATGGTGATGTTTGTTGAAGAGAACACCCTGTTCGTCAATCGCTATGACGAGCCATTTCGCACCGAAGTTCTTGACGAATTGCACAGAGCATTTCCCGGCATCAAGATTGTCGAGATTGAAGCCGATTGGGACGACAGCGAACCCGGCAGTGCATGCGGTATCAATGTAAACGCCACGGTTACGCCCAACTACATCTACATGCCGCATTTCGACAATCGGTTGAGCGATGTGGCGCTGAAAACCATCCAACGCCATACCACGAAACAGGTGATTGCTGTGCCGTCCAATACAGTTTGCAAACTGGGCGGAAGCGTGCGGTGTCTGACGTGGCAGACAACCCAAAGCCCTCATATTTTCTGA
- a CDS encoding GAF domain-containing protein, with protein sequence MADTTSSQNGTTPGLTVNVGGKAKKPAAKKAPAKKVAAKAPAPAAPKAFKRDVTKLSDEEIQRLQRADMLLEISRHMAGFETLDEVLSELVNIVTRETNAERSSLFLNDAETGELYTRVAQGTNIREIRILNDSGIAGWVFSSGKGTLIDDAHEDARFNRTIDEQTGFRTRSILCAPIKTVKGDIIGVVQSLNKKENEEHTLFTEDDLEFLQDIATQAAVALQSTEFVERMQKKRTQEMEFLDVVSDVTSEINLNALLAKVMGEATRMLNAERSTLFLNDEKTNELWSMVGAGLDALEIRLPNHLGIAGTVFTSAKSINIPYAYADLRFNPAFDKQTGFFTRSILCTPVVNKEGKCIGVTQVLNKKGGPFSDEDEQRLKAFTAQISIGLENAKLFSDVQNMKNYNESMLESMSNAVVTTNEDGKIVTCNAAGYRIMQLGGEDDVIGKTAQEFFVEDNNWVNDKIAKVSESGEPDIFMDAELKFGEEATSANVTILPLLSPEGEKLGSMVMIEDISSEKRMKSTMSRYMDPALADQMMSGGENDMMGGLDTTATVLFSDVRSFTTITEELGAQGTVALLNEYFEIMVDAITEEGGMLDKFIGDAIMAAFGIPMAHDDDEDRGVRAAIAMMTRLADYNETRKEKGLMTIDHGMGLNTDSIVSGNIGSPKRMDYTMIGDGVNLAARLESACKQYHAHILISEYTYHKLKGTYRIRDIDDVIVKGKTEPVGVYEVLDYHNDETFPNLMDGVGYFTEGRNHYRHGEWDKAMTSFNDVLKANPGDQLSKTYIERCEHLKDEDPADWNGVWVMKSK encoded by the coding sequence ATGGCCGACACCACATCGTCCCAGAACGGAACGACACCCGGTTTGACCGTCAACGTCGGCGGCAAGGCGAAAAAGCCTGCTGCTAAAAAAGCGCCCGCGAAAAAGGTCGCTGCCAAGGCTCCAGCACCCGCTGCCCCCAAAGCGTTCAAACGCGACGTCACCAAACTCAGCGACGAAGAAATCCAGCGCCTGCAGCGTGCGGACATGCTGCTGGAAATCTCACGCCACATGGCCGGGTTTGAAACCCTGGACGAAGTGTTGAGCGAACTGGTCAACATCGTCACACGCGAAACCAATGCGGAACGCTCTTCGTTGTTCCTGAACGATGCCGAAACCGGGGAGCTGTATACCCGCGTCGCCCAAGGCACCAACATCCGCGAAATCCGCATCCTCAACGACAGTGGTATTGCCGGCTGGGTGTTCTCATCGGGCAAAGGCACGCTGATCGATGACGCCCACGAAGACGCGCGGTTCAACCGCACCATTGACGAACAGACCGGTTTTCGCACGCGCTCGATCCTTTGTGCACCAATCAAGACGGTCAAAGGCGACATCATTGGCGTCGTGCAATCTCTGAACAAAAAAGAAAACGAAGAACACACCCTGTTCACCGAAGACGACTTGGAATTCTTGCAAGACATTGCCACCCAAGCCGCTGTGGCGCTGCAAAGCACCGAATTTGTCGAACGTATGCAAAAGAAACGCACCCAGGAAATGGAATTCCTGGATGTGGTCTCAGACGTCACCAGCGAGATCAACTTGAACGCCTTGCTCGCCAAGGTCATGGGTGAAGCCACCCGCATGTTGAACGCGGAACGCTCGACCCTGTTCCTGAACGATGAAAAAACCAATGAACTTTGGTCCATGGTGGGTGCGGGATTGGACGCACTTGAAATCCGCCTCCCAAACCACTTAGGCATTGCGGGGACAGTTTTCACATCGGCCAAGTCCATCAACATCCCCTACGCCTATGCCGATTTGCGTTTCAATCCGGCCTTTGACAAACAGACCGGGTTCTTCACACGCTCGATCCTGTGCACCCCCGTGGTCAACAAAGAAGGCAAATGCATCGGCGTCACGCAGGTCTTGAACAAAAAGGGCGGGCCTTTTTCTGACGAAGACGAACAGCGCCTGAAAGCCTTCACGGCACAAATCTCCATAGGTTTGGAAAACGCCAAACTGTTCAGCGATGTGCAAAACATGAAGAACTACAACGAAAGCATGCTGGAAAGTATGTCCAACGCTGTGGTCACCACCAACGAAGACGGCAAGATCGTCACCTGCAATGCGGCGGGTTACCGGATCATGCAGTTGGGCGGCGAAGACGACGTCATCGGCAAAACGGCCCAAGAGTTCTTTGTCGAAGACAACAATTGGGTGAACGACAAGATCGCAAAAGTCAGCGAGTCTGGAGAACCCGACATCTTTATGGATGCCGAACTGAAGTTTGGCGAAGAAGCGACATCTGCCAACGTCACCATTTTACCGCTGCTCTCACCCGAGGGTGAAAAGCTGGGCTCCATGGTCATGATCGAAGATATCTCGTCCGAAAAACGCATGAAATCGACCATGAGCCGCTATATGGACCCGGCCTTGGCCGACCAGATGATGTCCGGTGGCGAAAACGACATGATGGGTGGTTTGGACACCACCGCGACGGTGCTGTTTTCCGATGTCCGCAGTTTCACCACCATCACGGAAGAATTGGGCGCCCAAGGCACTGTGGCGCTTTTGAACGAATACTTCGAAATTATGGTCGACGCCATCACCGAAGAAGGTGGCATGCTCGACAAATTCATCGGCGATGCCATCATGGCCGCGTTCGGCATCCCCATGGCCCATGATGATGACGAAGACCGCGGCGTGCGCGCAGCCATTGCCATGATGACCCGCTTGGCCGACTACAACGAAACGCGCAAAGAAAAAGGCCTGATGACCATTGATCATGGCATGGGGCTGAACACCGACAGCATCGTGTCAGGCAACATCGGTTCCCCCAAACGCATGGACTACACCATGATTGGCGACGGTGTGAACTTGGCTGCGCGTTTGGAAAGTGCGTGTAAGCAGTACCATGCTCACATTCTGATTTCTGAATACACCTATCACAAGCTCAAAGGCACATATCGCATCCGCGATATCGACGACGTGATTGTGAAAGGCAAAACGGAACCCGTGGGTGTCTATGAGGTTTTGGACTACCACAATGATGAGACCTTCCCCAACCTCATGGACGGTGTGGGCTACTTCACCGAAGGGCGCAACCATTATCGCCATGGTGAGTGGGACAAGGCCATGACATCGTTTAACGACGTCTTGAAAGCCAACCCCGGCGACCAGTTATCCAAGACCTATATTGAGCGTTGCGAACATCTGAAGGATGAAGATCCAGCAGACTGGAACGGCGTGTGGGTGATGAAGTCGAAGTAA